In Sedimenticola thiotaurini, the following proteins share a genomic window:
- a CDS encoding ABC transporter ATP-binding protein → MALLEVQDLTISFGGVTAIADLHFEVPESQVYAVIGPNGAGKTTLFNMLSGIYRPNEGSIRFQGQEIVGRRPHQVARMGISRTFQNLQMFFNMSVLDNVKVGCHLRTHSRLWSAALRLPNIRREERQAEEWAREALVFCGLEAYIDQPADALSYGVLKRVEIARALAARPRLLLMDEPAAGLNDTETVEMRELIRRISQTGVSVLLVEHNMGLVMQVSDRILVIDYGSRLAEGLPQEIQNNPKVIEAYLGGEVQYAV, encoded by the coding sequence ATGGCGCTGCTTGAGGTCCAGGATCTGACCATCTCCTTTGGCGGTGTGACCGCCATTGCCGATCTCCACTTCGAGGTCCCGGAGAGCCAGGTCTATGCGGTGATCGGTCCCAACGGGGCCGGCAAGACCACCCTGTTCAACATGCTCTCCGGCATCTACCGGCCCAACGAGGGGAGTATCCGTTTCCAGGGCCAGGAGATCGTCGGGCGCCGGCCCCACCAGGTGGCCCGGATGGGTATCTCCCGTACCTTCCAGAACCTGCAGATGTTCTTCAACATGAGTGTGCTGGATAACGTCAAGGTGGGCTGTCATCTGCGCACCCACAGCCGGCTCTGGAGTGCCGCCCTGCGCCTGCCCAACATCCGCCGCGAGGAGCGCCAGGCCGAGGAGTGGGCCCGGGAGGCGCTGGTGTTCTGCGGCCTGGAGGCCTATATCGACCAGCCTGCCGATGCCCTCTCCTACGGGGTGTTGAAGCGGGTCGAGATCGCCCGCGCCCTGGCCGCCCGGCCCAGGCTGCTGCTGATGGACGAGCCGGCCGCCGGGCTCAACGATACCGAGACGGTGGAGATGCGCGAGCTGATCCGCCGCATCAGCCAGACCGGGGTCAGCGTGCTGCTGGTGGAGCACAACATGGGGCTGGTGATGCAGGTCTCCGACCGCATCCTGGTGATCGATTATGGCAGTCGCCTGGCCGAGGGGCTGCCGCAGGAGATACAGAACAACCCGAAGGTGATCGAGGCCTATCTGGGTGGGGAGGTGCAGTATGCCGTCTGA
- a CDS encoding ABC transporter ATP-binding protein — translation MPSEALLQVTELTAHYGPIQALHGISLEVKPGELVAMVGANGAGKTTLLHTLSNVHKASGGSVIFDGQEITRTAPHKIVQAGICHIPEGRQVFAPLSVEDNLLLGSFTRRKEKAWVAEELERIYQLFPILQEKRRQAAGTLSGGQQQMLAMGRALLGRPKLLLLDEPSMGLAPLLVAEIFRVVRELNEQGVTILLVEQNAKAALGIADRGYVLETGRVVLSAAADELLADEAVQKAYLGH, via the coding sequence ATGCCGTCTGAGGCCCTGTTACAGGTAACCGAACTGACCGCCCATTATGGACCGATCCAGGCCCTGCACGGCATCTCCCTGGAGGTGAAGCCGGGTGAGCTGGTGGCCATGGTGGGCGCCAACGGTGCCGGCAAGACCACCCTGCTGCACACCCTCTCCAACGTGCACAAGGCGAGTGGTGGCAGCGTGATCTTTGATGGGCAGGAGATCACCCGCACCGCGCCGCACAAGATCGTCCAGGCCGGTATCTGTCATATCCCCGAGGGGCGTCAGGTGTTCGCGCCGCTGAGTGTGGAGGATAACCTGCTGCTGGGCAGTTTTACCCGGCGCAAGGAGAAGGCCTGGGTGGCCGAAGAGCTGGAGCGGATCTACCAGCTGTTCCCGATCCTGCAGGAGAAGCGCCGCCAGGCGGCCGGTACCCTGTCGGGGGGGCAGCAGCAGATGCTGGCCATGGGCCGGGCGCTGCTGGGCCGGCCCAAGCTGCTGTTGCTCGATGAGCCCTCCATGGGGCTGGCGCCGCTGCTGGTGGCGGAGATCTTCCGGGTGGTGCGCGAGCTCAACGAGCAGGGCGTGACCATCCTGCTGGTGGAGCAGAACGCCAAGGCGGCGCTCGGCATCGCCGATCGCGGCTATGTGCTGGAGACCGGCCGGGTGGTACTGAGTGCCGCTGCCGACGAACTGCTGGCCGATGAGGCGGTGCAGAAGGCCTACCTGGGCCACTGA
- a CDS encoding CBS domain-containing protein, with protein MARASRVINETEVEDAMYVEQIMTRAVDTVTADMKLSHAAQVMREKSRRYLPVVDDKNHLVGLFSQKELDRAEPSAITTLSVGEVNYLTAKITVGELMVREVITCAPDTLVEDAGRLIRDRRIGNLPVIDNGELVGVVSETDILDFFLDVMGCGMDNATRIAVSLPNKARALGSLLHEINDAGGYIATVVSPVSQMSSPKRVAIVRYTAEQPQQVDETLRQQGYELINEILPHSD; from the coding sequence ATGGCCCGGGCCAGCCGGGTGATTAACGAGACCGAGGTTGAAGACGCTATGTATGTGGAACAGATCATGACCCGCGCCGTGGATACCGTGACGGCCGATATGAAGCTCAGCCATGCGGCCCAGGTGATGCGGGAGAAGAGCCGGCGTTATCTGCCGGTGGTGGATGACAAGAACCACCTGGTGGGGCTGTTCAGCCAGAAGGAGCTGGATCGGGCCGAGCCCTCCGCCATCACCACCCTGTCGGTGGGCGAGGTGAACTATCTGACTGCCAAGATCACGGTCGGTGAGCTGATGGTGCGGGAGGTGATCACCTGCGCCCCCGATACCCTGGTGGAGGATGCGGGCCGGCTGATCCGGGACCGGCGCATCGGCAATCTGCCGGTGATCGACAACGGCGAGCTGGTCGGGGTGGTCAGTGAGACCGATATCCTGGACTTCTTCCTGGATGTGATGGGCTGCGGGATGGACAACGCCACCCGCATCGCGGTCAGCCTGCCCAACAAGGCCCGCGCCCTCGGCAGCCTGCTGCATGAGATCAACGACGCCGGCGGCTATATCGCCACCGTGGTGTCACCTGTCTCCCAGATGAGCAGCCCCAAACGGGTCGCCATCGTGCGCTATACCGCTGAACAGCCGCAGCAGGTCGATGAGACTCTGCGTCAGCAGGGTTACGAGCTGATCAACGAGATACTCCCCCACAGCGATTAG